The genomic segment CAGGTTGCTCGCGATCCCGAGCAGTACATTATGGAATGCGAGTTCGCGTTGGAGGCGTGCCTCGATCCGCTTCTGCTGCGTGACGTCCGTCAAGATCCCGTGCCAGATCCAGGGGCGACCACCCTCGTCCGTCACCAGGATCGCTTCGTCGCGCAGCCAGACGACTCGCCCATCGCCGGTGCGGAAACGATACTCGACGCGGAACGGCTCGCCCGAGCGATCGGTCTGCTCCTCCTGGTGGAGGACCCACACGCGGTCCTCGGGGAGGACAAAGCGCTCGTACCAAGTCGCCCGATCGACCTGTAACTGCTCCGGCGACCAGCCGAGCAGGCGCTCGGCAGCGGGGCTGACGTAGACCTTCCGGTGTGGCGGCGCGACTTCCTCCGCGTACACGACAGCTGGGAGTTGCTCGATGAGCGCCTGGTAGCGCCGCGCTATTGCCTCGAAATCGGGAAGACGCGCGAGGACCTCTCCGAGATCGTGGACAGTCGAGCGCAGAAACGTACGCCCCCCGACCTGGACCGGCGCCGTCACGACTTCGACCAGCCGGATCTGGTGGTCAGCGAACCGGTGCAGGAACACGAACCGCCCGGTACTTCGCTGGAGCACTTCGCGCATGCGGGCGACGATCTCCGGCCACGGCAGTACGTTCAGCCGATCGATCCGGAAGGTCCGGAGCGTCGCCCGCGGCCAACCGTAGAAGCGGGCTGCTGCCTCGTTGGCGTCGACGATCCGACCGTGCTCCGGATCGATGAGGAGCTGGGGCTCGTCCGGCCCATGGAAGCCAGCCAGCGAAGAACCGATTGACTCCCCGTCATCCGGTCGCGCGGCGCACTCCCCTCGGAGCGAGGAAGATGCGGCACTGCGTTGTGCCGGTTGACGCTCGCGCCCCTCCACCCTGTCCCCCTGTTCCAGCGAGGACATGCTCAGTGTTCTGTAATCGGCAAACAGACGAAGAATCTGAAGGGGAGTTGCCTTCTCGCTGCGTTCTCGGATGGCGACTGACTGCACTCGGGCAGGCACGTGCGCCGGACGTACCTCGCGTGCCAGCACGCGTACAAGGTCCGGTCGCTGCCCGGCTGCGGTAGCCCGCTGCGCGACCACCCGGAGGTTGGGCCGGCGGTGCTCGACCGTCCACAGATCCGCTTACCCGAACGAGCCCCGTACCGACGAAAGCCGCCCGGGATCTTCCCGGGCGGCGCATAGTACACGGGTCACGCGCCAGTGCAGATGCAGGACTCGGTCCTGGCGATCACTGCGGCCCTTCCCACTCGAAGAGTGGCGCGTAGTCGGGGCCAAGCTGGTGCTTGACATCGTCGAGCTCGCCAGCGCTGACCGCTTCCTGGATCACGCTCATCACGGCGCGCGCCCAAAAGGCTGCTTCCGGCATCGGCGCATGCAACCGCTCGGCGATCCGCTCGTAGAACTGCTTGAGCGACATGTGCCGGCCTTCGCCAGCATGCGGGTATTCGAGGATATAGTCCTTGACGATCATCGGCAGCTGGGCAGCGAGATCCTTCGCTTCCCCGCCAGCGAGCCGCTCGGCGAGCGTTTCCAGCACGGCCCGCGTCACCCGCTCGGCCTCGCCACGCGAAGCCAACCGCGCTCGATGCTGCACCTTGCCGATGAACTCATCGAACTGCATGACACTCCCTCCCCGTCTCGATCGAAACCGACGACCATACTATGCGACAGAACGTGCGACCGCGCAAGAGTCGCGCCGCGCGGGCGGGGTGCGGCGGCTGCCTCCAGCAGCGAGAAGCACGCTGGAACGGCTTGCCCTGGTCACTCCGCTCGCACCCGTGGGGAAGGATGGTGGACAAAGCGCGAGCCGTGGCAAGACCAGGGACGGCGATACCTTTGTACACGGCAGCAGCCGTCGCGTGGCTCCTCATCGACGCCTCAACCGGCGGGACGATCGTCGACCGGACGATCCCCGCGCCTGGCAGCGCGGCCGGGCGAGGCGCGCAGAGCCGACCTGCACCTAATCGACCACCGTTGTCGCTGTAGGGATCAGGCGTGCCTGAGCCGCCCGGCCTGATCGGGCCGGAAAACCACCGTTCCCGCGCCTACGGTGCGGACGGGCGAGGCACGCCTCGCCCCTACAGGGGAAAACGCGGACGGGGGAACTACGCGTGGCGAGGCGAGGATGCGGGTATTCAGATGGGCACCGCTGCACCTTCGGTGGTGCCCGCGCCATCCGGCGCGGCCGGGCGAGG from the Thermomicrobium sp. 4228-Ro genome contains:
- a CDS encoding DUF2267 domain-containing protein; this encodes MQFDEFIGKVQHRARLASRGEAERVTRAVLETLAERLAGGEAKDLAAQLPMIVKDYILEYPHAGEGRHMSLKQFYERIAERLHAPMPEAAFWARAVMSVIQEAVSAGELDDVKHQLGPDYAPLFEWEGPQ